The following are encoded together in the Limanda limanda chromosome 12, fLimLim1.1, whole genome shotgun sequence genome:
- the LOC133015318 gene encoding histone H4, with protein MSGRGKGGKGLGKGGAKRHRKVLRDNIQGITKPAIRRLARRGGVKRISGLIYEETRGVLKVFLENVIRDAVTYTEHAKRKTVTAMDVVYALKRQGRTLYGFGG; from the coding sequence ATGTCTGGACGCGGAAAGGGAGGAAAGGGACTCGGTAAAGGAGGCGCAAAGCGTCACCGCAAAGTTCTCCGTGATAACATCCAGGGAATCACCAAGCCCGCCATCCGCCGCCTGGCTCGCCGTGGCGGAGTGAAGCGTATCTCCGGTCTGATCTACGAGGAGACCCGCGGCGTGTTGAAGGTTTTCCTGGAGAACGTGATCCGCGATGCTGTCACCTACACCGAGCACGCCAAGAGGAAGACCGTGACCGCCATGGACGTGGTGTATGCTCTGAAGAGACAGGGCCGCACTCTGTACGGCTTCGGCGGATAA
- the LOC133015311 gene encoding histone H1-like gives MSEAAPAPAPAAAKVKAVKKKVVKPKAAGPGVSELIVKAVSASKERSGASVSALKKALAAGGYDVEKNNSRVNTTIKKLVVSGTLVQTRGTGATGSFKMSKKVDTKVQKAVKKAAPKAKKPAAKKPAVAKKPKAAKKPAAAKKSPKKVTKPAAAKKVAKSPKKVAKSPKTVGKKAPAAKKSPAKRVAKPKAKKTAAKKK, from the coding sequence ATGTCAGAAGCCGCTCCAGCTCCGGCTCCAGCCGCCGCCAAGGTTAAAGCGGTCAAGAAGAAGGTCGTGAAACCGAAGGCCGCCGGCCCCGGCGTCAGTGAGCTCATCGTGAAAGCCGTGTCCGCGTCCAAGGAGCGCAGTGGCGCGTCAGTGTCCGCCCTCAAGAAGGCTCTGGCTGCCGGAGGCTACGATGTGGAGAAGAACAACTCCCGCGTCAACACCACCATCAAGAAGCTGGTGGTCAGCGGGACCCTGGTCCAGACCAGGGGAACCGGGGCCACGGGCTCGTTCAAGATGAGCAAGAAGGTGGACACCAAGGTCCAGAAGGCGGTGAAGAAGGCCGCTCCCAAAGCGAAGAAGCCCGCCGCCAAGAAACCTGCAGTGGCTAAAAAGCCCAAGGCAGCCAAGAAGCCAGCAGCCGCTAAAAAGTCCCCGAAGAAGGTGACGAAACCAGCAGCGGCCAAGAAGGTGGCGAAGAGCCCGAAGAAGGTGGCGAAGAGCCCCAAGACGGTGGGGAAAAAGGCGCCTGCTGCAAAGAAATCCCCCGCGAAGAGGGTCGCCAAGCCCAAAGCGAAGAAGACAGCAGCCAAGAAGAAGTGA